The region ATCATGAAATGATCAACTATAAGATCTGACCACGATGCATACAACTATTCTAACCAAGTATCCCAACTTTCTAGAGGCCTCGACAGTTCCTCGTGCACACAAGTAGTCCAGCTCTGCAGCAGCCTCGCCCGCCAAGGCCGCACGATCATCTGCACCGTCCACCAGCCTTCGGCCTCGCTTTTCGCGCTGTTCGACCAAGTATACGTGCTGGCCGCCGGACAGTGCCTCTACCAGGGCACCACACAGAACCTGGTGCCGTACTTGGATCAGACGGGCGTGCCTTGCCCCATCTACCACAATCCTGCTGATTATGGTAGGATATGAAGCTTCTTACCTAAACTTTTACAGCAAGGAGCATTCCACCAGATAGACGCTTTCGAAAACTAATCTTTAAGTTTTGGTTTGACACTGTCAAATTTAGTACCTAACCCAAAGAGTAGTAGTACATAAAATCCCAAATTAATAAGCCATAAATAATATTGACTTCAGTAATCGAGCTAGCATGCGGAGAATACGGCGAAGACAAAATCCAACTCCTAACAACCAAATCAGAGAACGGGCGAGCACTGAACTGGTTCGACAACCCTGAGTCCATCCCCAGCATGGAGGCTCTGAGGAAGCAGTTCCCCCTGAGCGTGCTAAAGGCCCAGGACAGGGGGACCAGCAATGAGGAGACGCCGCAGTCCAACCAGAGATCTGTACTGATCAGGACAGGGTTCCTTAAGGCTAAACGAGATGCTGTGAGTACTTTTCTTATCCACTCTCTTGCTTGATATCCTTCAGTGATAGATAGACAGATAGATGGCTAGATAAATCATTTAGATAGATAAATCATATatctgtcgtagtcagatcgtataatccgccgtattacattacggctagccgttttcaaaaacaggggcgttttgaaatgcggcggttcgacgattagccggattgtcattgcgatacgttcttcaataaggcggcctacgtttagccgcatcgtactactattttagattgtagagtgaccagttctttcggtcgcctacgtaaccggagtttgacaatgtttgcagtttaatttatttttaccatggtcccaccgcactacatgtgtttctttttcaaaacatttccttcacaaatTAAATAGACgaagccccgcaagcggggctcctatttctgggcggtttgcccttcgggcatctgaagctacctaacgaacctaacctacttacctacctacgctttttcccccaaagtgtaatgttttcacggacgtctcactaaatcaatagataggtaggttaggttcgttaggtagcttcagatgcccgaagggcaaaccgctcagaaataggagctccgcgaagcggggctccgtctagttaagttgcgaaggaaatgttttttgaaaagaaacagtccaacgaactccagatttgatggacaccccagcgtttgtcaggcagcgccacgggtgttaaaaatgggaactaaaaactgtcaaagcggcggctattGACTCgatgtattacattacggctagcagtgttgaagaacgtatggcgccgaattcGCCATTctggcggattctcattcagccgcattcaatccggctaatcgttaaacgccgcatttcaaaacgcctcTGTTTTttaaaacggctagccgtaatgtaatacggcggattatacgatccgactgcgacatatctACGGCATCGTCTCATTTTGCAGACAATCAGTTGTACTTAATTGAAAAGGCTTATTAAAactcataacctgttattacaataCAGAATAGGCCTCCAGCTGTCTTTAGTTTTCCTATATTAAGAAATGTCGAAACCAGAATGCTGTAGACATTTGTTGTAATACAGCAAGTATAAAACTTGAAGATTTTTGACTTAACTAGTATGACTTAGTAGTAAATTCGTCTGACTGACTGGCAATAGTCCTTACACTCTGACGAATGCTGCCTCTGCATGCATCCCATGACACAGGCAAGATCAGCGTCCGCTCGGTGTTCACCTAACAtttcattaaattatcaaaaatgcgttggtttcggctccgcgcacgcctcccaaactTTTGGAAGAATTTCCGTTTACGGGGAaggtgtaataaaatattttaaattggaCAGACCATGACCCACATCCGTGTCCTGGTGAACATCCTGGTGGGCATCATGCTGGGGAGCCTCTTCATCAACGCAGGCAACGAGGGTTCCAGGGTGCTGGAGAACTATAACCTGTTGTTCGCCATACTGATGCACCATATGATGTCGCCGATGATGCTGACCATTCTTACATGTGAGTTTTTCAAGTTCTTACATGTTTAGCTCAGAAAGACTACGAGCACCGTTATattggtacaaacagcaacacttctaagtgtacatcggtggaccttattacaaaagtccaccgatgtacagttaacagtgtgggcgatgggaATGGGACTGCAGGTGGCCATTCTAATTTTCGTTTTACCTATATAAGTTTAGCGATTTTGGCCATTAGGTACTTTCATTTTCTGTAAGAGTAAGAGGCTTCTTCATTAGGCTATCAATCCCGATAGCtttgttcaataaataactACTGTAAATATTCTTAATTACAGTAACTCGGTGGTCCTTGACTGtctcccggttatgtatgaaaACGATGCATTTACCACTGCGTTACCATCTTTTTACATTTAGTTCTGGCTGGTTTTGGTTAAATTTTTCTTACTcacttaatattttataatttcttcTTTCAGTCCCGTCAGAAATGTCGATCCTGTCCAAAGAACACTTCAACAGATGGTACTCATTGGGATCCTACTACATCTCCATAACTCTCGTCGACTTGCCCGTATCTGTAAGTACCcttcatatatgtattttacctacttaattttatttttctgaaGACAATGGCACGAACTGAAATCCTTTCAAATAATTCGAAATTGGGAAGAATACATAAAAAAGTAGCTCTTGTCTGCCTGTCACCTCTTCACATTTAAACCGCTGAACCCATTTAGATCAAATTTGGTACCCGTGGTGGCCCGGAAAGGACACAACACAGGATAGTTTTtaccaatcatcatcatcattagcgAAGTCGCGCGCAGAAGCTAGAtcaccataattattttcctaaaACGAAACTGTTACTTTCCAGGTGGTATCATGCTTCGTGTTCAGCGTGATAGTCTACATCATGTCATCGCAGCCGCTAGAGCTGACCCGATTCGCCATGTTTTTCGCCATCTCCATGTACACCGTCCTGGTGGCGCAGAGTTTCGGACTCATGATCGGAGCAGTCTTCAACGTGGTTGTGAGTATCATTATGTGCCTTATGATTTATGCCTTTTCCAAGGATCTTGACAATAAccccgactgaacatctagcgaccttcaccaagaaGGAGTTTTGACCGAAGAGTGTAATCTTCCGGCGGTTCAGCGGCCgcctccctgacactgcggagttgtgaactgcatcgcagccataattgtgtgtttttagttataagatatattttataataatatgtatgctagttttaatgtatttatctatgggccaatagttgcctgaaaataaatattttcattcattaattCATAACCGGTCGTACGCTGCCTTAATCCAATGGTTCCCCGCGGTCTTTCTTACCTTATCTGGCTGCGTTCTCCAGTAACTATTCAAGAAATTCTCTGCCCCAGCAGTCATCGGTTCTACGATCAGTATGCCGTATGTGTTTGATATTCTCTCTTCTTTTCTTAagaatttgataaaataaataaataacgctTTCTACGTGTATCTGAATTCGGTTAATTGTCACCGTCCAGATTGCCAAGCACTACATTTGCATAACTTCAACTTGCTTTACAGAACGGCACATTCCTGGGCCCGTCACTCTCTGTCCCAATGATGATGTTCGCCGGTTTCGGTGTGACGCTGCGAGACCTGCCCTCCTACCTGTATTGGGGATCCTACGTGTCCTACCTGCGCTATGGGCTCGAAGGACTGATCAACGCCATCTACGGGATGAATAGGCCCGTACTCGCCTGCGAGGATGAATTATATTGTCATTACAAGTGAGTAGTTACTGAAGGTTCTATGATCTTTAGCGTGACTAGCTATCCTCTGTACTGGGGATCGAACGTGCCCTACctgatttaaatgaaatttggcatggagatagtttgaggcccgaggaGGGATAATATAAGAtagttttatcaatcatcatcccactcagacgaagtcgcgggcagaagcgaATTCTCCATATTTTTATCTCCATGATAATTCTGTCaaaccatatatttttttctttttttttcaggtaTCCCAGCAAGTTTTTGAAGGAGATTGCGATGCGATCCGACATGTTCTGGTGGGACATCCTCGCTCTGACCGTCAATGTTGTCGTTCTAAGAATACTGGCCTTCGTATTACTAAAATGGAAACTAAACGCAGTGCGATAAAATATGTTTGTACTGAATATTTGTGTAAATTGGTCGGGTAGTAGGTGTAGATACCAGTCTAGCTCTAAATTATGTGACAAGTGACAATTAtttaatactagcgacccgccccggcttaaCTTAtacaccttcctcaagaatcactctaatgacaggtgaaaaccacatgaaaatccgtaaactcgaaaactaagtttatcgcgaaatacacacacacaaacagacagacgcggcggggtaGGTACTAAGCtgtgttttataaggtgtagtaatTTAGTCTAAAATTGCCGAAAAGAACTGGTAGCAAGTAGCTGTATTAGaaacaaatttatttaagtGTTATTAGAATAAATAAGTGCATCTTTGAAATTTCTGAACCAagttaagtaatttgttaatttgatGTGATATAAAAAAGTGACACAAAATAATCTATTGTAGTAGGAAATGAAGCTGAAGCTTCTCGATAAAAATCATtccattataataaaaaaaaagaaattttgaTTGTAAGGTTTATTCCAATGGAAAATGTGATGGTTAGATTTTTAATCTGTGATATTATTccatgatatattttttttgttatactACTTCTACTTCGTAGTTTTGTGTCAATCAAAGACAATATGTGTATTGAAGCGTCTATTGTATGCCAATTCTTTTTACATTCCTTGACATTTAACAGCCTATACGTTGACATTTACCGACTATGACAAAAGAAGAATAAGcattaaatttctttttttacatGGTGAAGACGCAAGGATTAGGGTTAGGTATCTACTTCTAGATAGTTCGCTAAGAAAGTACTTGCCTAAATTATACTTCCAAAGATTAAGTGGTAAAGTATACCTCTTTTACTATTAAGTGTAAATTGTTGAAGAGTTGAggctcagtacggttaccatcagtttgtcactgacataaacgccgtcgagaacg is a window of Cydia splendana chromosome 1, ilCydSple1.2, whole genome shotgun sequence DNA encoding:
- the LOC134793827 gene encoding ATP-binding cassette subfamily G member 4; this translates as MMLAGAEIVDKSVAFSSDGVVLPAPAAVPASAAPVPAMAATMTQAASQGLSRVPEREAVDIHFSNITCTVKLGINKGYKEILHGVHGRLRPRQLVAIMGPSGAGKSTLLDVLSGYRVTGVGGAVFLNGRGRIMKQFKKMSCYIQQDDRLQGLLTVGENMTMAANLKLPTKMDSYEKGEIIENILTNLGLYEHSNTRAAQLSGGQKKRLSIALELINNPLIMFLDEPTTGLDSSSCTQVVQLCSSLARQGRTIICTVHQPSASLFALFDQVYVLAAGQCLYQGTTQNLVPYLDQTGVPCPIYHNPADYVIELACGEYGEDKIQLLTTKSENGRALNWFDNPESIPSMEALRKQFPLSVLKAQDRGTSNEETPQSNQRSVLIRTGFLKAKRDATMTHIRVLVNILVGIMLGSLFINAGNEGSRVLENYNLLFAILMHHMMSPMMLTILTFPSEMSILSKEHFNRWYSLGSYYISITLVDLPVSVVSCFVFSVIVYIMSSQPLELTRFAMFFAISMYTVLVAQSFGLMIGAVFNVVNGTFLGPSLSVPMMMFAGFGVTLRDLPSYLYWGSYVSYLRYGLEGLINAIYGMNRPVLACEDELYCHYKYPSKFLKEIAMRSDMFWWDILALTVNVVVLRILAFVLLKWKLNAVR